The genomic DNA TCGGACGCCGATGCCGCGGTCGTCGCCAACACGATCCGCGCTAACTATCTCTTGCGGATCCAACAACACCCCGAACTCAGCGATGCCCAACGGGCGGTCATCGGCAAAGTGATCGCGGGAGCGCGAAAGTATGCTGAGGACCGCAACCGGATCGGCACACAGATCAAACGTCTGGAAAGCACCAGTCCTGGCGAGCGGCTCGACGCGATCAGCCAGCTTCGTTCCGGCGGTCTAGCGGCAGTCGCTGAACTCGCCGCCGCCTATGTCTCCGATCCACCGCTGGTCGCGCGTCCGCAATTGCTCGACGTGCTGGGCCAATTCGACGATCAAGGTCCGCTCGCGCTGCGGCAATTCGCGTTGTATGGCAAAGCCGCGGCCCGCGGCCATGCGTTGCAGGCGTTGGTTGCTTTGGACGTCTCGGGATCGATGCCCGACCTGGTTTCGGCATACCACGGCGAAAACGCCAACGAGACCGAACGGTCTGCTGCCGAGAAAGGCTTCGCCGCCGCCGGACTGCGCGGCATACCAAGCAGCCGGGAAGCGGAGATCTACTTGAGCCAACGGCTCCAGCGGGCGATCGATTTGGCAAGCCGCGCGACCAACGACGGCAGACTCCAACGGATCTGGCAATTGGACGAAGCTCAGAAGGCTTTGCAATGGCAAGACGTTCCGCAGCACGTCGCTTTGGCTCGCGAAGCTGCTGACGCCGCGACACGCTACCGTCGGCTGAAAGACTCAGACCCCGAAGCGCAGGTCGCCGCCGAGCTCGCCGATCTCAGCTACCGTTTGATGACCAATCCCTACTATGGATCCGAAGCCGACTTTGCCATCCGTTACGGCAAGCAGGGCCCCAGCCAGGATCAGATCGTTCAATTACAGAAAACCCTCGCAGCCGCGACGCAGCAACGCAATGAATACGCCGCGATTGCCGCGATTCGATTGTTGAAACAGACGGCCACGTCGAAGCTGATGTTGTCCAACGGCGCGGCGCCTACGTTGCTGGTCGAAACCACGATGCATTCGACCCCGCGGGTTCGCTACGAAGCGGGGATTGCCGCGGCGGAAATCAATTATCGCGGCGGCTATTCGGGCAGCAGCGATTTATTGCACCGCTGGTTGGAAATGTCGGCACTGAAACGTCGGCCGACGGCGTTGATTCTCGAGGCCCGCAAGCATCTGACCCGCGACAAACTCAGCTGGCTCGAATCGCTCGGTTACGATGTGGAAGTGGTCGGTTCGGTCGCCGATTTGTTGCGACGCATCGAAGCCGGCGGCGACATTCAACTGCTACTGGCGACAAGTCAGCCATACGATCGGCAGATCACCGAGACGGTCGACCTGATCCGCAGACGTCCCCTGGGAGGTGAATTTCCGATTTTGATCTACTGTCAGCCGAGCAAAACGCTTTGGGATGAAGACCTTCGCGAACCTATTTTGGATCGTTCTGAAAAAATTATTGTCGACGTTGCTGGCTCCGAATCCGCCATTGCTGCGGCGGAAGAACCGAACGAAACCGGACTGCCTCGCGTTCGCCGAACCGAGATCTATCAAGACACATCGCTGGGGGAACGCTTCAGGGCCTTGCGTGCTCGCCATGCGGTTCAGGAGGAGCGAATCCGGATCCAACAAAGTCTGGGCGTTCGCTGGCCCGCTCCTCTCGCCGTAGTGGAAGAAATCACGTCACCGCAAGGCCTGGGACAGATGATCCGCGATCTCAACAGCAGTTTACCGATGCCTGCGATGACATCCAACGAACGCCGACTGTATGTTGATGCCGCGATGGTGGCGTTGGCCAGGGTGGCCAATCCCGACGAACCCAACAATCCGTACGACTTTAGGTCTCATGAGCAAGAACTTACCAGCGCGATCCAGGCAGGGGGGTTCAGTACTGAGGGATTGACGCTATTGTCAACGTTAGGAACACCGAATTCGCAGCTCACGCTTGCGAACCTGGTCGATTCAATGCTGCTACCATTGAGTGTCCGACAAGCTGCAGCCCAAGCTTTTGCAGCGTCGGTCCAGCGGTTTGGCACGCGGATCGATCGCGAGTCGGTTGCCCGCCAATACGAACGTTACAACGCAGCGGCCGAAGATTCGGATCGGGCTGCATTAGGTGTCATTTTGGATGCGATGGAACAGCGAGCCAATGCAACTTCTCGCTGAGCTGCGCTGTATACCGATCTCCACTGTAGGCGAACCTGCTGCCCAGGTTGGCGCGAAGAATGTCATCCTTTGGAATCTCACTTAGCGGGGAAGATGGATCGCCGCTCCCCGAGCTGATCGGTACATCGCCTGCGATGCAGCAGGTGTATCGGATTACCCGTCGCGTTGCGCAAAGCAAAGCGTCGGTTTTACTGCTGGGGGAAACCGGAACCGGGAAAGAATTGATCGCTACGGCGATCCATCGCTTGAGCCGACGCGCGAACGGACCGTTTGTCCGAGTCAATTGTGGCGCCCTTAGCGAAAGCCTGCTGGAAAGCGAACTCTTTGGTCACGTCCGCGGATCGTTCACCGGAGCGGTCAACAACCGCACCGGTCGATTCGAAGCGGCGCACAGCGGGACGATCTTCTTAGACGAAATCAACAGCACGACGTTAGAACTGCAAGTCAAACTGCTGCGTGTATTGCAAGAACGTGAATTCGAACGTGTCGGCGATACGCAAACGATCTCTGTCGATACCCGCGTGATCGCAGCCAGTAATCGCGAACTGGCCGCTGAAGTGAGCGCCGAGCGATTTCGCGAGGATCTTTACTGGCGGCTGAACGTCGTGCCGATCGAGATCCCGCCACTGCGCGATCGCCGCGAAGATATCCCCGCCCTGGTAGCTCACTTTCTGAACATCTACAGCGAAGCCAATGATCGCTACGTGACGCATATCCAGCCCGAATCGATCGAAGCGATGCAAAGCTACCATTGGCCGGGAAATGTTCGTGAGCTGCAGAACTACGTCGAACGCGCCGTCGTGATGGCCGAAGGGGACGAATTGACGGTCGAACTGCTCCCCGCGGAGGTTACCGGAATCCGTAACGGTGCCACCCGCAGAAAGTCCTTTGCGCCGGCCGATCTCGATTCGATGACGATCGAAGTCGTCGAACAAGGATTGACCGAACTGGGGGACGATAAAACGAACCTGCATTCGAAAATCGTCGATCGCGTCGAACGTGAATTGATCAACCAAGTCCTGCAAGCGTGCGGCGGCGTGCAGAAGCAAGCCGCAATGCAATTGGGAATCAACCGCAATACGTTGCACAAAAAGATCAAAGACTATCAGTTGGGCAAAGACGACGACAACGGCTCCGACGACTAGCGGTCACCCTACCTCGCCAGCGAAACAACGCGCGGCACCGCCGTTGGGAACCGCTTGACGTTTTCATTTTGGCAGCGTCTCAGACGCGTAAAAGATCCGCTGCATCGGCGTGCTTCCGATTTAGCGGCGTGTCGCGATCGCGGATGGCAAGCCGCATCGTCACCGTCCAACGGCCATCGGCGTCTCCCGTTACGATCCAGTGCGGCATCACACAGACGCTTTGATGGACCAATTCAAACCCGGCTTCGCTTTGGCTGACCGTTTGCACCGGGAAGGCCCACACGCCACTTGGTCGATCGATCGACAACGCGACGTCAATCCCCAACCACTCGTCGGTCATTTGAATCCCAGCGGATGCGTTGAGGTCCAAGCGCTTGCCCAATTGCCCCAACCGTTCCCCTTCGAGATCGCTGAAGTAGCGATCGTCCGCCCCAGCGGGCAGCCCGGCGAAATTGAGCTCGATGGCAAAGTGTAAGGGGCGATCCTTGGGAAGATCTTCGATCAGATATGCGATCTCCAACGTCTCGCTCCCCACCGACATCGTGACCGCTTTGGTGATCGACAACGGAATGCCCCACGCGTTTCCATCGCGGCGCATCTGAACTTGAATTCGGTCGGCCGCGCGACGCAGCTTCGCTTCATACCCCAAATCGACAAAGTCGCCACGTTCGATGGCGTCGCCACTGCGAACCGCGTCGAGCGTCGCGTCGTCATCCCAAAAGTGATCCATCAACGATTTGCGCGGATAGCGATCGTACTGCAACATCTGGTCCAAGCCCGCCTGCTTAAACACGACCCGGTCGTGGATGCTGGCGACCGAATCCCCTTCGCCGCTCGCCCCCGACAGCACCTTGCGGTGATAAGGTTCCGGCTTTCGTTGCATCGTTGCCAAGAGATTATGCGCGATCGATCGGGTATCCAGTTCGTACAACCGCCCGCCGCGCGCCGGTGCCAACCAGGCAACCATTTTGTCGCTCGACAACCGCACCTCCTGATCGCCATCGAAATCGTAGTCTTCCACGGTCGCTTCCACCCAAGGTGTCGCTCCGTAGCGTTGTTGGTTCAAGAGGTTGTCGGCAGTGATCAATTCGTGGTACACCGCGTTTCGCAGATGCGGAAGATAGATTCCACCAAACGCACCATGCCAATACGAACAATTGCATTGACCACGGTAGAGATGGTCTTGTGCTTTCTTCCAAACGTCGGGATCGATTTCGCCTTGCATATCCGCAAGACGTCGGCTGACCGAGAGCATCCGCGCATACATCTCGTTCGCTTCGGGATATTTGACTTTAAAGTTCCGCCAGAAACCTCCACGAACAAACGGCTGGATCGAATCCCATTGGGCGGAATCTTGTCGCAACGCACGCGTGGCGTCGTCGTATTGAATCTGCTGCGCAACCGGGAGCGCCCATTCGGTCATCTCTCGATAACTGCAATCGGGTAGATAGACCTTTCCCTTGGCGGGCGTGCTTTCGATGGCTTGTGCCAAGGTATTGGTCGCCAACCAATCGCGGTTGTCGGTCAGCGCTTCGAAGAACCGAATCAGCCAACCGTCGCCATAGACATGCTGCTGCGTATCGGGCCAGGTGCCGAACTTTTCCCCATCATCGCCGAAGACAAACACGCTGCCGGGCTGCTGTTCGGCCGCGCCACGGATGTAGTCGATCGTCTGCTCCACCGGCGCGAAAGGGATCAAATACCGCAGCTGTTCACTTCCGGGGAAGACCCGCAACAGACGCCCTTCCTCTTCGGTGATGAAGTAACCCGTCAATTGCTCTTTAGGCAATCCGGCGGCGTGGAAATGAAAATCGTCCAGCACGGTGTATCCGATTCCCGCATCCGCCAGGTCGCTGGCAAAATGCGATTCCCAAACGCGTTCGGGAGTCCACATCCCCGCGACTTTTACGTCGAGGTGTTCTTCGATCCATTGGCTGTAAGCGCGGATCTGACCGATCCGGTCGCGACTTGGCAGCATCGACAAAATCGGTTCATACAGCGGCCCCCCAATGATCTCGATCCGTTGCTGCGCGGCGAGCCGCCGCAAACGCTCGAGGTACTCCGGATGCCGCTCCGCCAACCACAGCATCAACGGACCGCTGGTGTGCAGCGAAATCCGCAGCTCGGCAAACGGCTCAAACACGTCCAAAAACGGTAGGTAGCTGTCTTGATAAGCTTGCTCGAAAACTCCATCGAAGTTTCCGATCGGTTGGTGGTTGTGAAGAACCAAACAAAGTTGAGCGGTGGGCACCATGAGTCTCTTGCTAGCGTAGAAGGGTTTCGCAGGCAGTCCAATGAATTAGTTATGACAGCCATACCAAGTTTGTCGAGCGCCTTATCTCTTCGCTTATCGGCAAAGACAACCCGATCCGACAACCTTTCTACATGCGATCGCTCTGTAACTACGATCAGCCGCTTGGGCCCCTATCGCTACCGAATTTGTGTTTGCGCATGTTCACCAAAACGCCGATATCGGCTCGCTTGCGAAAAGCCCTCACCTCTCGCCGCATGTTTTGGAAAGCTCTATATTAAGGATCGAGAAAATGGCCCTGCATGCGTCGCGACAGTGAGGTTGGATTGAAGTTTAAAGTTCTGATCACGGGCGTCTGCGGTTTTGTGGGGTCGGCGATTGCGAAAACGCTTCTCGATATCGATCCTTCGCTTCAAGTCGTCGGGATCGACAACCTCGCGCGAACAGGCAGCGCGCGGAATTGGCGACCTCTGCAATCGCGTGGCGTCCAGCTGTTTCATGGAGACCTACGCGTCGCGAGCGATCTTGCCGCGGTGGGACGTTGTGATTGGGTGATCGATGCGGCTGCATTGCCATCGGTGGTTGCCGGTGTGGACGGCCGTCACAGCAGTCGACAAGTCGTTGAAACGAACCTGATGGGAACGCTGCACTTACTGGAACAGTGCGCGACCCATCGCAGCGGCCTGATTCTGCTGAGCACCAGCCGAGTCTATTCGATTGCGGAACTGAACCGTCTCCCATTGAACATCGACGATAACGCGTTTCAATTGTCGCCGGACGTCACGATGGTCGGTGCATCGACCGCGGGTATCTCGGAAGCGTTTTCGACACGTTCCCCCATCTCCATGTATGGTGCCACGAAGCTTGCCTCCGAAACGATGGCACTGGAATATGGCTTGGCTTATCAATTTCCGGTTTGGATCAACCGCTGTGGCGTCCTTGCCGGCGCCGGTCAATTCGGACGCCCCGATCAAGGGATCTTTGCGTACTGGATCCATTCACATCTTCGACGCAGGCCGCTGAAATACATCGGCTTCGCGGGCCAGGGAACACAGGTCCGCGATTGCCTCCACCCCCAGGATCTGGCTCGATTGCTTTATCTGCAAATGACGGAAGATTCGACGACAACACGCTCCCCCGTGCTGAATGTCAGTGGCGGAATCGAATCTGCGATCTCTCTTCACCAACTGACCCAGTGGTGCGACGATCGGTTTGGTCCTCACGCGATCGCGGCATCCACGGAGACACGGGCATTTGATCTGCCTTGGATCGTTTTAGATTCGAGTCGCGCGAAGGACCAATGGAATTGGGAACCGAAGATCTCCGTTTCGCAAGTCCTTGACGAAATCGCAGCGCACGCGACGGCCAACCCCGACTGGTTGGAGACTTCGAATTGAATTCGCTTCGCAACAAGTTCGAATCGAGGTCCGGAGGATTTCACGACAAAACGCTTTGCGTTCGATACGTTTGGTTAATTCCGGTACTTCTATTTGTTGTGCTGCGTCTGCCCGCATTGATCCATATGCCCGGCGGGCAAGATGAACATTGGTTCGCAGTCCCGGGCTATACGGTGTGGAAAGAAGGGATTCCGCGGATTCCCTATGTTCCGACGCAGAACCGCGACACGTTTTTTAAAGATGCCGATCGTTGCCTCTTCACGCTGCCACCGGCGTTGTTTTATTTGCAAGCGCCGTTTTTCGCCATCTTCCCCGCGGGGTATCCCACCGCGAGGATTCCATTGTTTCTCGCCGCCCTGGCGACGATCCCCTTGACGTTTGGATTGTGCAAACGCTTGGGCACATCGGATGCCGCAGCGTTGTTGGCCGCAACGTTGATGGCCATCGGTCGACCGTTGATGTTTACAGGATTGGTGGTGCGTCCCGATTTGTTGTGCGCCGTCTGTGGCTGGCTGTGCATCCTGATGCTGACTCGTTTTTTCGCCGACGGTCGTTTATCACAGCTGTCGATCAGTGGACTGTTCTGCGGTTTGGGCGCGCTGTTTCATCCGTTTGCGTTGGTATTTGCAATCCAAGTGGGATTTGCGATTGTGGCGATGCGATCTTCGATCATCGACAAGGCGAAACAGTCGCTGGTGTTCGGTCTATCGACCGGTGCTACCCTGTTGCTGTGGACACCGTTGATCGCGATGTACCCGCAGGAATTCGAGAACCAATTTTTTGCGAACGTTGTCGATCGCGCGGGTCCAGGAATCGGCAGCCGCATGTTGTTTCCATGGGATTCGCTGCGGCATCATGCGGTGCTGTTGTTCGAGTTCGCAGGTGTTTGGCAGTGCTTGTTGTTGGCGTCCGCACTGGTCGCCGGTTCCGTTGTGATCCTCACCACCCAACCACGTCGATTTGCCGTCCCGTATCTCGGCTTGTGTTGGTCGAGCGTTTACCTGACGGCGGTCGTCGCGGGGATCCATCCGACCAAAGGCTATTGGGTTTATCCCGTATTTTGGATCATGGGCGCCCTGGCGCTGACGGTCGATTGGTTCGCTGGCACCGTGCATGGGGATCGCAATTCACAAGCGGCTGGCGACCGAGAAGTCCCCGGTCGCAAACGGCGTCGGATCGTCTACTGGATTAGTGCCGTGCTGTTGATTGGTATCTCCCTTCCTGGCGCCGGACTGACATCGTCGTATCGGTACGTGCGCTATTGGGGAGACCCGAAGTACCACGCGCCGACATTTATTGCTCAGGTCTTGGACGATCTGCCGAAGGAGGGCCTTTTCCTCGCGGATCTATCCTATGTTTTTGATGTGTATTTGAGTGGTCGTGAAACGCTGCTCTGCCAGGAACGGGAGTTCTATTGGGGAGACCAGACGATCGACTATGCCGTGATCTTGCTCGCTTGGGAAGGACTCGATGCGAATTGGAGCGAACAATACGATGCGGTGCTCGAGAAAACGTACGGCACGCGCGAACGCCCCCAAAATTGCTTTGTCGAAGTCTACCGACCTCAAGAGTTGTTGAATGAATGAGCCACGTCCCCAATTAACGCTCGTTCTTCCGGCACACAACGAAGCTGCCAACATCGGGCCGTGTATCGACGATCTGATGGAATGCCTTGTCGACCGACACCAGATTCGAACCGAGCTGATCGTCGTCAACGATAACAGCCAAGACGCGACCGAAGCGGAGGTGTTGAATCGGGCTGCGCGGTGGCCAGGCGTGCGGTTGATTCGCCGCACGCTTCCGGCGGGCTTTGGCCGCGCGGTGCGGACCGGATTGAACTATGCCCAGGGAGATGTCGTCATCATCTACATGGCAGACCGATCGGACCATCCCGAAGACGCATTGATGTACTACCAAACCATCCAATCCGGATACGACTGCGTCTTTGGATCTCGGTTTATCGCCGGTGCGCACGTCAATCGCTATCCACGTGTGAAGCTTGTCGTCAACCGAATAGTCAACAACACGATCCGGTGGATGTTCTGGACCGATTTGAACGACCTGACCAACGCGTTCAAGGCCTACCGACGCGAAGTCATCACGACGTGCGGGCCCTACAAATCGTGCCACTTTAACATCACGTTGGAAATGTCGTTGAGCGCATTGATCGGTGGCTATCGCATCGCCGAAGTGCCGATTCGTTGGGAGGGACGCACCTGGGGCGCGACCAACTTGCGGATGGGACAGATGGGGCGTCGTTACCTTTGCACCCTTTTAATGTTGTTTTTCCAGCGTGTCCTGATGTCCGACGATGTCCGTTCCGAACGCTCTGCCGAAGTCGCCAGCGGCGAAGAAATCTTCCGCCAATAGCGTCCCGTTCGAATGGTCGATCGGCATCGGCGATCGACCGCAGCACGCATGTCGAAGTTCTCCCGCGGCGCGTGATCCAACACGACCGTTCGGCCACGTGGGAGGCTGTGGTAATCGACGGCTCATGATGTCACAATGGTTGGATGAACAAATCCAACCTGATTGAAACCACCGACCGAACGTTTGAAATCGATGTACTGGAGCGGAGTCAGACCGTACCGGTGGTGATCGATTTCTGGGCCGATTGGTGCCAACCGTGCCGTGCGCTCGCACCGCTGTTAGAACAAATGGCGGAAGAATTCGCGGGCGACGTGGCGGTGGTCAAAGCAAACACCGACCATTGCCAACAGGCAGCGACCGAGTTTAGTGTGTCTGGAATTCCCGCAATCTTTGGCGTCGTCGAGGGTGCGATCGTCGATGGACTGCAGGGGGTGGTCAGTGAAGAAGTCTTGCGTGTCTTCTTCCGCAGGATGGTTTCGGCGGGCGAATTTGTCGCGGCCAAGCGGACCGAAGATTCCAACCCCGCCGCGGCGTTGGCAACGTATCAAAAAATGCTCGCCGAAGATCCTGAAAACGTTCCGGCAAAGATCGGTCTAGGCCGCGCATCGCTCGCCGCCGGAGATGTGTCCACCGCGACCCAAGTTTTGGACGATTTGGAATCGCGTGGTTTTCTGGAGCCCGAAGCCGAACAATTGAAGTCGCGGTTGTCGTTGGCCGCCGCCCTTCCAACGGGCGATCTTGGGGAAATGGAAGCGCAACTGGCCGCCGACCCGAACAATCCTGAACTGAAGATTGAAGTCGCTCGCATGCAGGCCGCGGCGGGCAATTTCCAAACCGCGCTCGACCTCGCTTTGGCTGTTGTCGAATCCACGCAGGGCGATCGTCGCGATCCGGCTCGTTTACTGATGATCGATATCTTCCGCACCCTCCCCGACGATTCGCCATTGACGGGCGAATACCGCCGAAAATTGGCCTCGGCACTCTATTAAGGATCGTCGCCGCGGTTTTCACCGCACACATCCCAGTGAAACCTTCGCAAGAAACAATGCCCTCGTTTTTCTTGCCGTCGACTGGTCGTGACCTATAGTTTTCACGACGCTGGGCATTTCGTCTGTAAACATTGCATTCGCGGCCGTGCCCAGCACCATCGAAACTTGGGCATCGTTGTGAATTTCATTCGTCGTTTTTGGGTATTTGGTTTGATTCTCGTGATGGTGGCGCTGCACGCGTTGATCATCGTGAACGTTCGTAAAGAACTGGTGAAGATCAAAGCCGAAGAATCCCAAGCGGTCGATCTGGGCGAATTTCGCTTTCAACGCGCGGACGATAAAACGACGATCTACCAAGTGCATCTGTTTGCCCTCTTGGAACCGAGCCAATCGCTGCGTGGTCGGAAGCAATTGGAGCAGAATATCGCGATGCTGACCGAGGTCGTTGGACAACAATTGCGGCTTGCAGACAAAGCTTGGTTGGCCGATCCGATCCAAACCGATTTGAAGCATCACTTGAAACAAGAGATTTCCAAATCGATGAACATCGACTTTCTGGAACAGTTGCTCGTTACCGAGTGGCTGGAATATCCGGCGGGTATCGCTGTAGGAAACTCCTTGGCGCAAAAGTAGTCCGCCGCGCTACGACGCGGTGTTTTCAAACGCTTCGTTTGCCTCGCGGCGACCGATTTGGAACGCTACACCGCCCCCGGTTCCCGGATATCGGGCTGTTGCCCCGTCTGGTAGTGTTTACCGAACCGATTGGCAATAAATTGGTCAAAGCGGACCTGTTCTTGGCGCACAAAACCTTGCCTGGGAAGCAGTCCCGCCACATGCAGATCGACGACCGCGCAGATCGCTGCGGCGGTGGTAATCTGGATCGCACTCCACTGCTCGCCACCGATCTGCCGCGCGTAGATCTTTCGCGCATCGCTCAATTGGACCAATTGCCCGTTGCGTTGGCCAGTCACGGTACAGAACGTGATCACAAGATCCTGAAACGTCACGGGAACCGCGTGCTCGAGGATGTCCTTGAGCAATTCGCGACGCGAACCGAGGCGAAGATCATTGACCAGGAAGGCGACCAAATCGCGATGCCCTACGTAACGGATCGTCTTGTAGTTGAGCGACTGCACGCTATCGCGTAGCGTATCGCAAAGCGTCCCGAGCCCGCCGCTGGTGTTAAACGCTTCGTACCGCGCTCCGTCGATGGAAAAATGTTCCAAACCTTCCAACGGCAAGCTATCGATGCGTTCCCCTTGATGGATCGTTTCGCACGGGTTGCAGTATTCGTTGATCAAGCCGTCGGTCGACCATGTCAGGTTGTACTTCAGCGCATCGGTCGGATATTGCGGCAGCGCTCCGACGCGCATTCGGACCGACTCCAATTGTTCAAACTCTCCGCTTAGATGGCGCGCGATGATGGAGATAAATCCAGGAGCCAAACCGCACTGGGGCATGAAGATCTGCCCCGCCGCGGCATTCTGGGCAACGGCCTGCACCGCACGCGTCGTTTGCACATCTTCGGTGAGATCAAAATAGCTGCTGCCGGTTTGCAAGGCGACTTCGGCGATCAAAGGGTTGAAGTGAAAGCTGAGGGCAGAAATCACGATCCCTCGCGAAGCCATGGCCGCGGCCAATTCGGATCGATTCCCCGCGTCGATCTGCAAGGTGTCTACCGCCGGCATCGATTGGAACCGCGTTAGCGTCTCCGGCCGGGAATCGGCGACGGTCACTTGATAGTCCCCGGTTTCCGCTAAGAAACCTGCGATCATTCGGCCGATCTTTCCTGCCCCTAGCAGTAACACGTTTGTCATGGCCGATTCTCCAAAGGGTCCCAGAAACAAATAATGAAGATGGCAAGGCTTTGGAATTATATCCCTACAAGGCGCTCGATCCATGATTCAATCGCATCCCAGCGGCGACAACAATTTCCAATGGCAACCGCAACCCGAGGCTTGGCAAGCTATCGAAGGTTTGGTCGATCGCCTGGCAACCAGCGAACGATGGATCGAAAGTCTCGCCACGAGGATGCTGTCGGAAACCGGCACACGGTTGATCGATTGGGTTACCGAAATTCGCTTGCCCGACGATGGGACGCTGCGCGACAATTTGTTAAACGTCGGCTTTGAGACCTGCCTGGGCGAAGATGCGATAACGTTGCGGAACCGCGACGGAATGTTTCCGACAGTCCGGTTTGAACCGCAGACCGAGAAACCTTGTTTGACGATCAAGGCCGATCGAATCGACGATTTC from Rosistilla carotiformis includes the following:
- a CDS encoding ArnT family glycosyltransferase, encoding MNSLRNKFESRSGGFHDKTLCVRYVWLIPVLLFVVLRLPALIHMPGGQDEHWFAVPGYTVWKEGIPRIPYVPTQNRDTFFKDADRCLFTLPPALFYLQAPFFAIFPAGYPTARIPLFLAALATIPLTFGLCKRLGTSDAAALLAATLMAIGRPLMFTGLVVRPDLLCAVCGWLCILMLTRFFADGRLSQLSISGLFCGLGALFHPFALVFAIQVGFAIVAMRSSIIDKAKQSLVFGLSTGATLLLWTPLIAMYPQEFENQFFANVVDRAGPGIGSRMLFPWDSLRHHAVLLFEFAGVWQCLLLASALVAGSVVILTTQPRRFAVPYLGLCWSSVYLTAVVAGIHPTKGYWVYPVFWIMGALALTVDWFAGTVHGDRNSQAAGDREVPGRKRRRIVYWISAVLLIGISLPGAGLTSSYRYVRYWGDPKYHAPTFIAQVLDDLPKEGLFLADLSYVFDVYLSGRETLLCQEREFYWGDQTIDYAVILLAWEGLDANWSEQYDAVLEKTYGTRERPQNCFVEVYRPQELLNE
- a CDS encoding NAD-dependent epimerase/dehydratase family protein, which encodes MRRDSEVGLKFKVLITGVCGFVGSAIAKTLLDIDPSLQVVGIDNLARTGSARNWRPLQSRGVQLFHGDLRVASDLAAVGRCDWVIDAAALPSVVAGVDGRHSSRQVVETNLMGTLHLLEQCATHRSGLILLSTSRVYSIAELNRLPLNIDDNAFQLSPDVTMVGASTAGISEAFSTRSPISMYGATKLASETMALEYGLAYQFPVWINRCGVLAGAGQFGRPDQGIFAYWIHSHLRRRPLKYIGFAGQGTQVRDCLHPQDLARLLYLQMTEDSTTTRSPVLNVSGGIESAISLHQLTQWCDDRFGPHAIAASTETRAFDLPWIVLDSSRAKDQWNWEPKISVSQVLDEIAAHATANPDWLETSN
- a CDS encoding alpha-amylase/4-alpha-glucanotransferase domain-containing protein, yielding MVPTAQLCLVLHNHQPIGNFDGVFEQAYQDSYLPFLDVFEPFAELRISLHTSGPLMLWLAERHPEYLERLRRLAAQQRIEIIGGPLYEPILSMLPSRDRIGQIRAYSQWIEEHLDVKVAGMWTPERVWESHFASDLADAGIGYTVLDDFHFHAAGLPKEQLTGYFITEEEGRLLRVFPGSEQLRYLIPFAPVEQTIDYIRGAAEQQPGSVFVFGDDGEKFGTWPDTQQHVYGDGWLIRFFEALTDNRDWLATNTLAQAIESTPAKGKVYLPDCSYREMTEWALPVAQQIQYDDATRALRQDSAQWDSIQPFVRGGFWRNFKVKYPEANEMYARMLSVSRRLADMQGEIDPDVWKKAQDHLYRGQCNCSYWHGAFGGIYLPHLRNAVYHELITADNLLNQQRYGATPWVEATVEDYDFDGDQEVRLSSDKMVAWLAPARGGRLYELDTRSIAHNLLATMQRKPEPYHRKVLSGASGEGDSVASIHDRVVFKQAGLDQMLQYDRYPRKSLMDHFWDDDATLDAVRSGDAIERGDFVDLGYEAKLRRAADRIQVQMRRDGNAWGIPLSITKAVTMSVGSETLEIAYLIEDLPKDRPLHFAIELNFAGLPAGADDRYFSDLEGERLGQLGKRLDLNASAGIQMTDEWLGIDVALSIDRPSGVWAFPVQTVSQSEAGFELVHQSVCVMPHWIVTGDADGRWTVTMRLAIRDRDTPLNRKHADAADLLRV
- a CDS encoding sigma-54 interaction domain-containing protein, with product MQQVYRITRRVAQSKASVLLLGETGTGKELIATAIHRLSRRANGPFVRVNCGALSESLLESELFGHVRGSFTGAVNNRTGRFEAAHSGTIFLDEINSTTLELQVKLLRVLQEREFERVGDTQTISVDTRVIAASNRELAAEVSAERFREDLYWRLNVVPIEIPPLRDRREDIPALVAHFLNIYSEANDRYVTHIQPESIEAMQSYHWPGNVRELQNYVERAVVMAEGDELTVELLPAEVTGIRNGATRRKSFAPADLDSMTIEVVEQGLTELGDDKTNLHSKIVDRVERELINQVLQACGGVQKQAAMQLGINRNTLHKKIKDYQLGKDDDNGSDD
- a CDS encoding glycosyltransferase family 2 protein, with translation MNEPRPQLTLVLPAHNEAANIGPCIDDLMECLVDRHQIRTELIVVNDNSQDATEAEVLNRAARWPGVRLIRRTLPAGFGRAVRTGLNYAQGDVVIIYMADRSDHPEDALMYYQTIQSGYDCVFGSRFIAGAHVNRYPRVKLVVNRIVNNTIRWMFWTDLNDLTNAFKAYRREVITTCGPYKSCHFNITLEMSLSALIGGYRIAEVPIRWEGRTWGATNLRMGQMGRRYLCTLLMLFFQRVLMSDDVRSERSAEVASGEEIFRQ
- a CDS encoding saccharopine dehydrogenase family protein — its product is MTNVLLLGAGKIGRMIAGFLAETGDYQVTVADSRPETLTRFQSMPAVDTLQIDAGNRSELAAAMASRGIVISALSFHFNPLIAEVALQTGSSYFDLTEDVQTTRAVQAVAQNAAAGQIFMPQCGLAPGFISIIARHLSGEFEQLESVRMRVGALPQYPTDALKYNLTWSTDGLINEYCNPCETIHQGERIDSLPLEGLEHFSIDGARYEAFNTSGGLGTLCDTLRDSVQSLNYKTIRYVGHRDLVAFLVNDLRLGSRRELLKDILEHAVPVTFQDLVITFCTVTGQRNGQLVQLSDARKIYARQIGGEQWSAIQITTAAAICAVVDLHVAGLLPRQGFVRQEQVRFDQFIANRFGKHYQTGQQPDIREPGAV
- a CDS encoding tetratricopeptide repeat protein, producing the protein MNKSNLIETTDRTFEIDVLERSQTVPVVIDFWADWCQPCRALAPLLEQMAEEFAGDVAVVKANTDHCQQAATEFSVSGIPAIFGVVEGAIVDGLQGVVSEEVLRVFFRRMVSAGEFVAAKRTEDSNPAAALATYQKMLAEDPENVPAKIGLGRASLAAGDVSTATQVLDDLESRGFLEPEAEQLKSRLSLAAALPTGDLGEMEAQLAADPNNPELKIEVARMQAAAGNFQTALDLALAVVESTQGDRRDPARLLMIDIFRTLPDDSPLTGEYRRKLASALY